The Glandiceps talaboti chromosome 9, keGlaTala1.1, whole genome shotgun sequence genome window below encodes:
- the LOC144440046 gene encoding TLC domain-containing protein 5-like, with protein sequence MEFDRHVILPAVVSAFFGWYSLYNVLCIVFPKKSYEWNCRFVTLIHAIIISTLSWIWGFYYNPWVFTDPGGEVNVYEALVMVICLGYFLFDFGWCIWFYDPNEKFMLLHHILTIGGILMVMSEGRSGTEISATIFGSEVSNPFLQFRYFMREAKCDKNWIYEINDFIFMAVFFFCRICVGSCLLYSEWIHPRPLLRFKLGGTAIYIVSVIFMYNIAMFAFKKYTRMYRGWKSRRKMENGDVSNGRIKKKIH encoded by the exons ATGGAATTTGACAGGCATGTAATATTACCTGCAGTGGTATCGGCATTCTTTGGCTGGTATTCCCTCTACAATGTATTATGCATTGTTTTCCCAAAGAAGAGTTATGAATGGAATTGTAGATTTGTCACCTTGATCCATGCAATCATTATTTCTACCCTTTCCTGGATCTGGGGATTTTATTACAATCCTTGGGTTTTTACTGATCCTG GTGGTGAAGTCAACGTATATGAAGCATTAGTGATGGTGATATGTCTTGGTTATTTTCTCTTTGACTTTGGATGGTGTATATGGTTTTATGATCCAAATGAAAAATTTATGTTACTTCACCATATCTTGACTATAGGGGGCATCCTAATGGTCATGTCGGAAGGACGATCTGGAACCGAAATCAGTGCGACCATATTTGGAAGTGAAGTCTCCAACCCTTTTCTTCAATTTCGTTATTTTATGAGAGAAGCGAAATGTGATAAAAACTGGATTTATGAAATTAACgactttatttttatggcagtATTCTTCTTTTGTCGTATATGTGTTGGTTCGTGTCTTCTTTACTCTGAATGGATCCATCCACGCCCTTTGTTACGGTTTAAACTTGGTGGAACTGCAATTTACATTGTAAGTGTTATATTCATGTACAACATTGCAATGTTTGCATTCAAAAAGTATACTCGTATGTATAGAGGATGGAAGAGTCGTCGGAAAATGGAGAACGGTGATGTGTCCAATGGGCGTatcaaaaagaaaatacattaa